One window of Bdellovibrionales bacterium genomic DNA carries:
- a CDS encoding chemotaxis protein CheA, with product MEFLNESAFLLESYEESMMSLETGAKPSEDLSQIFRVAHSVKGGAAAVGLQDLGKFAHVMEDLLSALRANPDLVNSNLISLLLRSGDELKKRISSLQKGEDTPWDPSELKQQLIVALEETTGAKMAHHDGPAAPAADEVKLEVPDDFFAAATPAPAEPAGDVANLDLMAELLAQMSPEARAAYEQEEAAKAAPAPVAAPALKVAAPEPAPTPAAKPTTPAAAASGGNGGGAAKSGTPMKQQNAVIKVDTGRVDSVLDAVGELVVLKNQIVHDEYIKAGGNVRLEAIVDQLDKAVRELYEKTLSIRMTPLKSLFVKIQRIVRDVSLTLNKPVDLQLIGEETEVERTVFELLNDPLVHLVRNAMDHGVENGDLRKERNKPATAKVTVSAKQSGGNVLIEIVDDGGGINREKVLKKAIEKNLVPAGVDPQTMSDESVFQFIFAAGFSTADKVSDLSGRGVGLDVVKSNLEKINGKINISSKLGHGTTFRLTIPLSTAITDGIVVALDGERYILPIHSIREIVRVMPKDYTEIPSAGKVAKVREVLVPVISIENTLGHIARDLNNKNPSWGQRKTESLSSRREETMLVIIESITGQMALPVDDVLGQAQVVVKPLTTGNNIPEVAGAAILGDGRTVLILDPSMIVAKAARGGKDFDIKEQAA from the coding sequence ATGGAGTTTTTGAATGAGTCAGCATTCCTTCTCGAGTCCTACGAAGAGTCTATGATGAGCCTCGAGACAGGCGCCAAGCCTTCAGAAGATCTTTCGCAAATTTTCCGCGTCGCTCACTCGGTAAAGGGTGGTGCCGCTGCTGTCGGACTGCAGGATCTCGGCAAGTTCGCCCATGTGATGGAAGACCTCCTTTCTGCTTTGCGCGCGAATCCTGATCTTGTGAATTCAAATTTGATTTCACTTTTACTTCGTTCAGGCGACGAGTTAAAAAAACGCATCTCTTCACTGCAAAAAGGTGAAGACACTCCGTGGGACCCTTCTGAGTTGAAGCAACAACTGATCGTTGCGCTAGAAGAAACAACGGGTGCAAAGATGGCTCATCATGATGGTCCTGCAGCTCCAGCTGCTGACGAAGTGAAGCTCGAAGTTCCAGATGATTTCTTCGCGGCAGCGACTCCAGCTCCGGCGGAGCCTGCTGGTGATGTAGCAAATCTTGATTTGATGGCTGAACTCTTAGCACAGATGAGTCCCGAGGCCCGTGCAGCGTATGAACAAGAGGAGGCGGCGAAAGCAGCTCCTGCTCCTGTTGCAGCACCTGCACTGAAAGTGGCTGCCCCTGAGCCAGCTCCGACTCCGGCGGCGAAGCCAACGACACCTGCAGCAGCAGCTAGTGGCGGTAATGGCGGTGGCGCTGCAAAATCCGGCACACCAATGAAGCAACAAAATGCGGTGATCAAAGTGGATACGGGTCGTGTGGACTCGGTATTGGATGCCGTGGGTGAGCTCGTCGTTCTTAAGAATCAGATCGTCCATGATGAGTATATTAAGGCAGGCGGTAACGTTCGCCTTGAAGCGATCGTGGACCAATTAGATAAAGCGGTTCGTGAGCTTTATGAAAAAACTCTCAGCATTCGTATGACTCCGCTGAAGTCTTTGTTCGTCAAGATCCAGCGTATCGTGCGTGACGTGTCTTTGACATTAAATAAGCCAGTTGATCTGCAACTCATCGGTGAAGAGACCGAGGTTGAAAGAACGGTTTTTGAACTTTTGAACGATCCATTGGTTCACTTAGTGCGAAATGCGATGGACCATGGAGTTGAAAATGGCGACCTCCGTAAGGAGCGCAACAAACCTGCGACGGCGAAGGTCACAGTTTCTGCAAAACAGTCGGGTGGTAACGTTCTTATTGAAATCGTCGATGACGGTGGCGGTATTAACCGTGAGAAAGTCCTCAAAAAAGCTATCGAGAAAAACTTAGTTCCAGCGGGTGTAGACCCTCAGACAATGTCAGATGAATCGGTTTTCCAATTCATCTTTGCTGCGGGCTTCTCGACAGCAGACAAGGTCAGCGATCTTTCAGGTCGCGGCGTAGGTCTTGACGTTGTGAAATCAAACTTAGAAAAGATCAACGGTAAGATCAATATCTCTTCGAAATTGGGTCACGGAACAACGTTCCGTCTGACAATCCCACTGAGCACAGCAATTACTGACGGTATCGTGGTTGCATTGGATGGCGAAAGATACATTCTGCCGATTCACTCGATCCGCGAAATCGTGCGTGTGATGCCGAAGGATTACACCGAGATTCCAAGTGCCGGCAAAGTAGCTAAAGTTCGCGAGGTTCTGGTGCCTGTTATCAGCATCGAGAACACTCTTGGTCACATCGCTCGTGATTTGAATAATAAAAATCCTTCTTGGGGTCAGCGTAAGACGGAATCTCTCAGCTCACGTCGTGAAGAGACTATGCTCGTGATCATTGAATCTATTACTGGCCAGATGGCTTTGCCCGTGGACGATGTCCTCGGTCAGGCTCAAGTGGTCGTGAAGCCATTAACAACAGGAAACAACATTCCGGAAGTCGCAGGGGCTGCAATCCTCGGTGACGGCCGTACAGTCTTAATTTTGGATCCTTCTATGATCGTAGCGAAAGCTGCGCGTGGTGGAAAAGACTTCGATATTAAGGAGCAGGCTGCATGA
- a CDS encoding protein-glutamate O-methyltransferase CheR, which produces MSAAKKIDPKAFTQGIFDYQELELSNKCYEHFAQKMYDIAGVDLPFSPKNHALLRNRLIKILRRRGIASYEEYWDMVKDGSQEVISEFVSALTTNMTSFFRESAHFDFLTKILPEQFSKAELRIWCCASSTGQEPYTISMTCRESLPDVQLARTKILATDIDQQVLKKASIGVYDEKDLQGLSPTLRQKYFTRVKSTDKKHVDDYFQANDDIHKLIRFAYFNLMNETYVFQNKFHVIFCRNVLIYFDEETTKKVINNLTSVLAPGGYLILGHSESGNVKHAGLKPLSRAIYQKL; this is translated from the coding sequence ATGAGTGCTGCCAAGAAAATCGACCCTAAGGCGTTCACTCAAGGTATCTTTGATTACCAAGAGCTAGAGCTTTCGAATAAATGCTACGAGCATTTTGCACAGAAGATGTATGACATCGCTGGCGTGGATTTGCCATTTTCTCCAAAGAATCATGCGCTTCTTAGAAACCGTCTTATTAAAATCCTTCGTCGTCGCGGTATTGCCTCTTACGAAGAGTACTGGGATATGGTGAAGGACGGCTCTCAGGAAGTGATTTCAGAGTTCGTGTCGGCATTGACGACGAATATGACTTCTTTCTTCCGTGAGTCCGCGCACTTTGATTTCCTAACAAAGATTTTGCCAGAACAGTTCAGTAAGGCTGAACTTCGCATTTGGTGCTGCGCGAGCAGTACGGGCCAAGAGCCTTATACGATCTCCATGACTTGTCGTGAGAGTCTTCCGGATGTACAGCTTGCTCGGACAAAGATCCTTGCGACGGATATTGACCAGCAAGTTTTGAAAAAAGCGTCCATCGGAGTTTACGATGAGAAGGACTTGCAGGGTTTAAGCCCGACTCTTCGTCAGAAGTATTTTACGAGAGTCAAATCGACGGATAAAAAACATGTCGATGATTATTTCCAGGCAAACGATGATATTCATAAACTGATTCGCTTCGCTTATTTTAATTTGATGAATGAAACTTACGTTTTCCAGAATAAGTTTCATGTGATTTTCTGTCGTAACGTTTTGATCTACTTCGATGAAGAGACGACAAAAAAAGTCATTAACAACCTGACGTCTGTGCTTGCGCCGGGCGGTTACTTGATTTTGGGGCACTCTGAGTCAGGTAATGTAAAACACGCAGGTTTAAAACCGCTTTCCAGAGCTATTTACCAAAAGTTGTAG
- the add gene encoding adenosine deaminase codes for MNSTKLYSHDLRALPKVDLHRHLDCSMRWSTMVELAPHVGIDLPKDYSAQREMLLVTGQMKDLGAVLNKFLRAQKILHSEEVLTRLAYEACEDAYNDGIRILELRYAPGFIADGHSALTYEKIHRAFHKGVEMAKKNFPMAVGLICIMQRIKPLAEAEAVCNFAIEHKDSFLALDLADNEEGFDPKPFAPLFAKARKAGLHATIHSGEANDPVAPQWVKDSIEILGAERIGHGIQIIKNPEILEFVRSKRIPLEVCPISNWLTQAFKTYEEHPIRALINAGIQVTINSDDPGIFATQLSDDYEVLNRVHGFTVPDFDKANDTAASASFIKLEEKQKHWPRKILV; via the coding sequence ATGAATTCAACAAAACTTTATTCCCATGATTTGCGAGCTCTCCCTAAGGTCGATTTGCACCGCCACCTCGACTGCTCAATGCGTTGGAGCACGATGGTGGAACTTGCACCCCACGTCGGCATCGACCTTCCAAAAGATTACTCTGCTCAAAGAGAAATGCTCCTTGTAACGGGACAGATGAAAGATCTCGGTGCAGTATTAAACAAATTCTTACGAGCGCAGAAGATTCTCCATTCGGAAGAAGTACTTACGCGCTTAGCCTATGAAGCCTGCGAAGACGCTTACAACGACGGAATTCGCATTCTCGAACTCCGTTATGCACCGGGCTTTATTGCCGATGGGCATAGCGCACTGACTTATGAGAAAATCCACAGAGCTTTCCACAAAGGCGTCGAGATGGCGAAGAAGAACTTCCCTATGGCTGTGGGGCTGATTTGCATCATGCAGAGAATTAAACCTCTGGCGGAAGCCGAAGCTGTTTGCAATTTCGCCATCGAGCATAAGGATTCTTTCTTAGCGCTAGACCTCGCCGATAACGAAGAGGGCTTTGACCCAAAACCTTTCGCGCCGCTCTTTGCAAAAGCGCGTAAAGCCGGATTGCACGCGACCATTCACTCCGGCGAAGCCAACGATCCTGTGGCCCCGCAATGGGTGAAGGACTCGATCGAAATTCTCGGGGCTGAGCGCATCGGTCATGGGATTCAGATTATCAAAAATCCAGAGATTCTTGAGTTCGTCCGCTCTAAGCGCATTCCATTAGAGGTCTGCCCGATTAGCAACTGGCTGACTCAGGCTTTTAAAACTTATGAAGAGCATCCAATCCGCGCGCTTATCAATGCCGGGATTCAAGTGACCATCAACTCAGATGATCCGGGTATTTTTGCCACGCAGCTTTCAGACGACTACGAAGTTTTGAACCGCGTGCACGGCTTCACCGTGCCGGATTTTGACAAAGCCAATGATACGGCGGCTTCGGCGAGCTTTATTAAACTTGAAGAAAAACAGAAACACTGGCCAAGAAAAATTCTCGTTTAA
- a CDS encoding transketolase translates to MTEPMKIPTKLAGNPTQEPLFKTYISVNDGKKIPAVDPRATRALISLMDMNAVLGGAASHYGGPAAMAELMSALHALVFQEAKSSGKQWHELYNLVNDAGHCENGLYALKANYGMAGLNINSLKKFRSIESPLTGHGEVHCFPQGVFISNGPLGSAFPQTQGVAIGDALAGRNRVTVTVVSDGASMEGEAKESFAAIPGLAKTGKVAPYVMIISDNNTKLTGRIDTESFSMVPTFESLTTLGWNVIVLEKAHDLQACYDTLVKAIDLARKNPKQPVAIHAKTIKGIGTKKTAESASGGHGFPLKSPTELPAFLSEIYNGETYPTEFTAWIEELNKLEAHIKATAAKDTGEKIQNGVASALIRARKENMPVVSVTSDLPGSTGVASFRKEFPADSIDVGVAESNMVSTAAGLSKVGYIPVVDTFAQFGVTKGALPFIMSSLSEAPVIAIFSHTGFQDAADGASHQSLSYMAMLASIPHVETYALTCSEEADALVYQAIRKTADARRQGKVPPSYVFFLGRENFPKSYAAGLKYELGRGQVIFDNTDKFPNAVTLIAAGSMVPETLKATQELVNHKIGAVVLNPSCLNHLDLALIEECLEKTDNKFVTIEDHQLIGGLGQMVCHALAEEGMTFKCHTLGVRGEFGQSAYTALDLYKKHGIDSESIADSAVELFD, encoded by the coding sequence ATGACAGAACCAATGAAAATTCCGACGAAGCTTGCTGGAAATCCAACTCAAGAACCTCTCTTCAAAACTTACATTAGTGTTAACGACGGTAAGAAGATTCCGGCAGTCGACCCGCGAGCGACCCGCGCTTTGATTTCTTTGATGGATATGAATGCAGTGCTTGGTGGAGCCGCTTCGCACTACGGCGGCCCTGCAGCGATGGCTGAATTGATGTCAGCACTTCACGCTCTTGTTTTCCAGGAGGCGAAATCTTCAGGTAAACAATGGCATGAGCTCTACAACTTGGTGAACGACGCCGGCCACTGCGAAAATGGTTTGTACGCACTCAAAGCAAACTATGGCATGGCAGGTTTGAATATTAATTCTTTGAAAAAATTCCGCTCGATCGAAAGCCCGCTGACAGGCCATGGTGAAGTTCATTGCTTCCCACAGGGCGTGTTTATCAGCAACGGTCCTTTGGGTTCTGCGTTCCCGCAAACTCAAGGGGTGGCGATCGGCGATGCTTTGGCAGGCCGCAATCGCGTGACTGTGACTGTGGTTTCTGACGGCGCCAGCATGGAAGGCGAGGCGAAGGAGTCTTTCGCAGCCATTCCGGGTTTGGCAAAAACAGGTAAGGTTGCTCCTTACGTGATGATTATTAGTGATAACAACACGAAGCTCACAGGCCGTATTGATACGGAGAGCTTCTCGATGGTTCCGACGTTTGAATCATTGACGACTTTGGGTTGGAACGTGATCGTGCTTGAAAAAGCTCACGATCTTCAAGCGTGCTACGACACGTTGGTGAAGGCGATTGATCTTGCTCGTAAAAATCCAAAACAACCGGTGGCAATTCATGCAAAAACGATCAAAGGCATTGGCACCAAGAAAACGGCTGAGTCCGCAAGTGGTGGTCATGGTTTCCCACTGAAGAGCCCGACGGAATTGCCGGCGTTTTTGAGTGAAATCTACAATGGCGAAACTTATCCGACAGAATTTACAGCTTGGATTGAAGAGCTCAATAAACTGGAAGCTCACATCAAGGCGACGGCGGCTAAAGACACCGGCGAAAAAATCCAGAATGGTGTGGCGAGCGCCTTGATCCGTGCCCGCAAAGAAAACATGCCAGTGGTTTCTGTAACTTCTGATTTGCCGGGTTCAACAGGTGTGGCTTCTTTCCGTAAGGAGTTCCCAGCAGATTCTATCGACGTCGGTGTTGCGGAAAGTAACATGGTTTCAACGGCGGCCGGTCTTTCAAAAGTCGGTTATATTCCGGTGGTTGATACTTTTGCTCAATTCGGGGTTACTAAGGGCGCATTGCCTTTCATCATGAGCTCTTTGTCTGAAGCTCCGGTGATTGCGATCTTCTCGCACACGGGCTTCCAAGATGCGGCGGACGGTGCTTCTCACCAAAGCTTGAGCTACATGGCGATGCTGGCTTCAATCCCACATGTTGAAACGTATGCTTTGACTTGCAGTGAAGAGGCCGACGCTTTGGTTTACCAAGCGATCCGCAAAACGGCGGATGCGCGTCGTCAGGGTAAAGTGCCGCCTTCTTATGTGTTCTTCTTGGGGCGTGAGAACTTCCCTAAGTCTTATGCGGCCGGTTTGAAGTATGAGCTTGGCCGTGGCCAAGTTATTTTCGATAACACCGATAAATTCCCGAATGCGGTGACTCTGATTGCCGCGGGTTCGATGGTTCCTGAGACGTTAAAGGCGACTCAAGAGTTAGTGAATCATAAAATCGGCGCGGTGGTTTTGAATCCATCATGCTTGAATCATCTTGATTTGGCACTGATCGAGGAATGTCTCGAGAAAACTGACAACAAGTTTGTGACTATTGAGGATCACCAGTTGATCGGTGGCTTGGGCCAAATGGTTTGTCATGCTCTGGCAGAAGAGGGGATGACCTTCAAGTGTCATACTCTGGGTGTGCGTGGTGAATTCGGTCAAAGTGCCTACACGGCGTTGGACCTTTACAAGAAACACGGCATCGATAGCGAATCTATTGCAGACAGTGCCGTCGAACTTTTCGATTAG
- a CDS encoding chemotaxis protein CheW, translating to MSEMNKKAKAGQYLTFQLKNEQYGVPIETVREINRVVEITPVPRTPEYVKGVMNLRGKIIPVVNLRVKFGMEAQEHTRDTCIIVLDTEIGQVGMIVDSVKEVVDLNDGQIEPSPVLGNEHTMSFVRGMGKVDNRVIILVDIVSAFSHEQLTGMSNITQEAA from the coding sequence ATGAGTGAAATGAATAAGAAAGCTAAAGCAGGCCAGTACCTGACCTTCCAATTGAAAAATGAACAATATGGCGTACCAATAGAAACAGTTCGTGAGATCAACCGTGTGGTTGAGATTACTCCGGTTCCACGGACCCCTGAGTACGTTAAAGGCGTCATGAATCTTCGCGGTAAAATCATTCCGGTTGTAAACCTTCGTGTGAAATTCGGAATGGAAGCGCAAGAACATACTCGTGACACTTGCATCATCGTTCTTGATACAGAAATCGGTCAGGTGGGCATGATCGTAGACTCTGTCAAAGAAGTTGTGGACTTGAACGACGGCCAAATCGAGCCATCGCCAGTGCTCGGCAACGAACACACAATGTCTTTCGTTCGCGGCATGGGTAAGGTCGACAACCGTGTTATTATCTTGGTGGATATCGTATCCGCATTCTCACACGAGCAATTGACTGGTATGTCTAATATCACTCAAGAAGCTGCTTAG
- a CDS encoding metallophosphoesterase encodes MGLFRAIVLILFSGLFFYSAHQLTRFADLPFLANAAVLLFLALVFGAVLALPLYFWAQDRNDHKPWHDTFFRLTHICIGYVNFLMVFIILRDLAAFVLNYVPVGFSTDSLYDANAMGVMLAIPFLCILLGTLVVRAGPRLLKVDLKFKDLPKELEGLRILHITDLHISRSLPTRFVEKLVALSKKNPADLVVFTGDILDDIPARYAADIALLKDIPSKHGSFYVPGNHEYYWQGTQTIGAFRNIGFNVLLNEARSLQFGNAELQICGIPDPAAHGFQLEGPDFEKLARALHPSAFKILLSHQPTLADQAAPLGIQLQLSGHTHGGQFFPWNLLIGFFQKYGKGLYHIQNLQLYVNQGTGYWGPSLRLGTYCELAEIRLGRE; translated from the coding sequence ATGGGCTTATTTCGCGCGATTGTTCTCATTCTGTTTTCTGGATTGTTCTTTTACTCGGCCCATCAGCTGACTCGCTTTGCGGATTTGCCTTTTTTGGCGAACGCAGCGGTTCTGCTTTTTCTTGCTCTCGTCTTTGGCGCTGTTTTGGCGCTGCCGCTTTACTTTTGGGCTCAAGATCGCAATGACCACAAGCCATGGCATGATACGTTTTTTAGGCTGACACATATTTGCATTGGCTATGTGAACTTCCTGATGGTGTTCATCATTTTACGCGATCTTGCTGCGTTCGTGTTGAACTACGTACCGGTGGGTTTCAGCACGGATTCTCTCTACGACGCAAACGCCATGGGTGTCATGCTGGCTATTCCGTTTCTCTGTATTTTACTTGGCACTCTCGTTGTGCGCGCAGGGCCTCGCCTACTCAAAGTAGATCTGAAATTCAAAGACCTGCCAAAAGAGCTGGAAGGTCTACGCATTCTCCATATCACCGACTTGCACATTAGTCGCAGCCTCCCCACTCGCTTCGTCGAAAAGCTTGTTGCGCTGTCAAAGAAGAACCCTGCAGATCTCGTTGTCTTTACCGGCGACATCCTCGATGACATCCCGGCACGTTATGCAGCCGACATCGCTTTGCTTAAAGACATTCCGAGCAAGCATGGCAGCTTCTATGTGCCTGGCAATCACGAGTACTACTGGCAAGGTACGCAAACCATCGGTGCCTTCCGCAATATTGGATTCAATGTTTTGCTGAACGAAGCTCGCAGTCTGCAGTTTGGAAATGCCGAGCTCCAAATCTGCGGCATTCCAGATCCCGCAGCCCACGGCTTTCAGCTCGAAGGCCCTGATTTTGAAAAGCTCGCGCGAGCCTTGCACCCTTCGGCGTTTAAAATTCTGCTCTCGCATCAACCGACGCTGGCTGATCAAGCAGCTCCGCTGGGAATTCAGTTACAACTTTCAGGTCATACCCATGGCGGTCAGTTCTTTCCATGGAATTTACTGATTGGATTCTTTCAAAAATACGGCAAGGGTCTTTACCACATTCAGAATTTGCAACTCTATGTGAATCAAGGCACAGGTTACTGGGGACCTAGTCTGCGCCTCGGAACTTACTGCGAACTGGCGGAGATTCGTTTAGGCCGCGAATAA